Genomic DNA from Hordeum vulgare subsp. vulgare chromosome 2H, MorexV3_pseudomolecules_assembly, whole genome shotgun sequence:
aaaagcaacgctcgaaggtcaaattcctcttgtttgtgctcgtcccacacacgtacacctggttcggcccacagctgtaaaagttcatcaactaatggccttaggtacacatcaatatcgttgccgggttgctttggaccttggataagcactggcatcataatgaacttccgcttcatgcacgaccaaggaggaaggttgtagatacatagagtaacgggacaggtgctgtgactgcaactctgctccccaaaaggattcatgccatctgtactcagacctaaccataagttccttgcgtcagctgcaaatcttaggaactctctctcgatttttctccactgccgaccatcagcggtgtgcctcaacttatcgtctttcatacgatcttccatgtgccatcgcaacaacttcgcatgatctttatttctgaatagacgtttcaaccgtggtattataggagcataccacatcaccttggcaggaaccctcttcctgggtggctcgccctcaatatcaccagggtcatcttttctgatcttataccgcaatgcagtgcataccgggcatttatccatattctcgtacttctcaccgcggtagaggatgcagtcattagggcatgcatgtatcttgtgcacgtctaatcctagagggcagacaagcttctttgcttcgtacgtgctggcgggcaattcgttctttcttggaagcatcttcttcattagtaccagcaacttttcgaatgacgagtcagtcacaccggtctctgccttccacttcagcaattccagtgtgctacccagcttcttctggccatcttcacaagttgggtacaacaatttgttgtggtcctgtaacatctgctcgaattgcaacctctccttttctgtgtcgcaacctcgccgtgcatcagaaatgacccggccaagatcatcagcgggctcatctggttcccgttcttcatcctgatcttcttcattgtcttccattgcgatatcagcatactcagggaacatagatcggtagttgtcatcatcgttctcttcttcttcatcgtcgtcttccatcataacccctctttctccgtgcttggtccaaacattatagcccgacataaaaccggaccgaagcaggtggctctgaatgactcttgaggaagtgtaatccttctcattctgacattcaacacatggacaaaacatatagccaccaccatgcttgttcgcatcgactgcatctcgaaaagaatgcacgccttctctgtaagcggctgtgcgtcgatcaccgtacatccatggatggctcatctgtgttatatgacagtatatcaaatacaatcacgatcctaaaaactagtaccgcacggtctaaacgaggaaatatagttgctaaccttttagaataagtagaaataaagaggaagaggtttaagcgtggctcaggcatctcatatcgtagttgtgttcggtgaactgaagcggcatcgctctaacacacatttcaacaaacacctctagtgcataaaaaaagtgaagagctagcacacacccacaatcgtccatccaagaaaaatgcaaggaagaggggaggggggatgtgctatatataggcagaggactttagtcccggtttgagacacaaaccgggactaaaggtggcgcacatgcgggctgcccaccgcgtagccctttagtcccggtttgggacacgaaccgggactaaaggctccttacgggccgggactaaagcctcgagggaggcattgagaattggggcgacgtggacgggcctttagtcccggcccagaggcaggcctgggccgggactaaagggtcccggccaaaggcccgttttccactagtgtcacCAAAAATGAAACCATTACCATTGAACGAATCGGACTGGAACAACACCATGGACACGTCATAAAACTCTAGATTTGTCATCCCCTCATGACTAAGGCGTCAGAGGAGGAGAAACCATACATGCCATCTACGAACAACGAACCTAACACATGATCCATCATCTTTTAGATGCGGATGATGCAGATCACAATTCGCATCATCTCATGGATAATCTCCCAAGCTCCGCACCGGAACTAGAGCAAACCATCGCAATAGCGAGCCCGCAGAGGCGAGGACACAAGTCCATCAAACTCCATCCTTACTTGAACAAACTGATTTTAAATTCATCCAACCATAGGACCAATCCCCTCGTCGGGGAAGGGCCTACAAATTCTttattcaccatcatcatcgttaTCGCCGAATCCAAAATGATGAACAACTTAAAAACCTAAACTATTAATGCCTAAAAAACGATCCGCACACATGAATCTGacgatcttcttcatcatcgatggcTGAGGTCGTCAACATGATACAATGGCTTTCCTTTCTTCGAGTGAAAGAAAGAAAAGCGATTTTGTTGGAATTGCTCTAATCTACTAGACTACTACCACTAAAAAAGGACGAGAAGACATATCCAATTTAAGATCTAAACCGTCTAATTACGTCATCAAGGACCTAAATACGTCCTTAACGAAAGTTTTCGTTAACGAAACGATAACAAACCATATTGCGCACGTCTCGCCCATCGACCATGCCCACACACGTCTTCGCCCTCCACCCTCGCCGCCCACCCCTGCACCCGCACCCGCCCTGCCGCCCGCTACGCCCGCTCCCACGCCCACACCCCGCGCCCGCCCACTCCCGTCGGCTCCCACACCGCCGGCCCCGCCGGCACCCACTGCCCACCCCGTCGGCCCCCATGCTGTCGGCCCCGCCGGCACCCACTGCCCACCCCGTCGGCCCCCATGCTGTCGGCCCCGCCGGCACCCATCCGCCCACCACTGCTGATCCCCACGCTGCCGgcttcgccggcccccatccgccgcGCCGCCTCCTACGCCACGCCCGCCCACTCTCACGCCCAAGCCCCGCGCCCGCCCGTCCCCGCTGGCCCCCACGCAGACTcacagaccccccccccccccccccgccgcccagCCATGCCGCGGGGCCCCACGTCGCCGCATATGCCCCTCGCTGCCCCCACACCGACGCACAGACACCCCGCAGCCTAGCCACGCCACTGCGGAAAGAGGCTCCCTGGCAGATCGGAccaggcccccccccccccccccccccccccccggcggcaAGCGCGAGGCCGCCTCGTCCTGGAGGCCGATGGCCACGAGGTATGCGATATCGAAGCCGAAGGGTGCGGGGACGGGGCAGAGCTCGAAGCGAGGCGACAGAGGTCGCAACCCAGGGCCCGTCTTTCCGGGGGACGGGGTAGCTTATGGTATTCGCTGTTGGGGAATCTCCAAAACATATAACCAGCTAAATTGTATCCTTGTGTATTTTTTAACCCGTGGGAACATGGTAAATGATAAGGCCAAAGAAATATCAGTTATGAAATATTTCTGCACGTGTCTTTCGAAATTCACAACACCAAACTTGCTACCTCTATATAATATGTAAAAACTTTTGTTTACAGAATGACAGATTCCACACTTTCGGTTAAGATGCTAAATGAGATTATATGTTGAGACACCGGCTAATTATAGAGATATCTTTTATTATTTGCTGATGTTTATGTACTGTAAATGGTGGTTGTGGGCGTCCGAGTTGTGGGCGTCCCAAAGAAGCCTTTTCCGACCATTGGCAATTTCATGGACCACCACTCCTATAACATGTCACTAGAGGTTATGCAGTCTAATGTCTAGAGGCTCAAGATACAAGGTCAAGCTGGAAGCTTTATCTTCCCAAGGTGTGCTTGCAATTATGTGTCTGTTTCTTTGTCTTCGGATTTACACCGCTACAACCATCCAGGGGTCCAGGGCGATTACATGCCCATCACTCGCAGCGGCGAGAAGCATATGCATATGACAAGCTCCGTGTTGAGATGATGAACCAACACAAGTTGGGAGTCCGGATGAAGAAGCCTGCCGATGCGGAGAAATATGAATGCAAAGTGAAAAAAAAACCTTCTCGAAGATGCGGGAAGACATCTTTATCTGCTTCTAATGCATGATAAAGCACACTGGTATCATGCATAGCACCTGGTTGGCCAATAGACGCATATGTGAAACGCATGTCGAAATCACATACAACCATCACATTTTGAGTTGTACTACCTGATCTGCCAATATATCTAATGACATCCTTAGGCTTAACAGTTGCAAGTATGTTGCGTTCCATCAATAGCTCCAATGCAATCTTTGAAATGTGGCCACATTCTCTTATCATTTCTGATTCTACCATGAACAGTAGAGAAGTTTGGATCTTTTGGTCGCACAAAATCTTTAGACATCTTTACCAAGCTACGCAGAACAAGATCAAACTTTCTACTGATTGTGTCACCAGAATGCTTGAATCGATTTTGCGCTCCCCGATTTGAGTGACATCCACCACATATGTAAAAAAAGAGTgctagagcttcaaaagtactcatATGCGTAGTTGATTTCAGACCATATGTACTAACCAAAAGATCATGCAAATTGTGAAACATTGTAGAATTCATACGGAACATGCGGTGGCTCTCCCCTGGGGTGCTCAAGGTTTCTTTCACCCAGCCCATTCCACTGAGAATTGAAGTCCTAGGTTCATTCTTATCCAACCTCCCCTGGGGTGCTCAAGGTTTCTTTCACCCAGCCCATTCCACTGAGAATTGAAGTCCTAGGTTCATTCTTATCCAAGTACGTCGTGTGATACTTTTCAACAATAGTTACAGCTGAAGCAAGATTGCTTATCATCATTTTGTGTAGGTGCATCAACTGTACATCTTCATCATGCTCTTCATTGGAGTAATTGCTCCCTCCACTGtcactttcgcttgaggacatctatgcatataacATACATGAGCCACTTTGCAATGAGAAATGAGTCAATAACAATAATGACGTACATAAATAGATAATTTGTAACAAACTGGACAGGGTCTTACGAGCCAAATAAATAACTAAATGCAACATGAAAGATAGGAGTGTTGAAGGCATACTACTTATAGGAATGCCTTAACAATTACAACCAAAATATTATAATCTATTTGCCATACTTGGCATCATATTTCCTTTGAAGCCAGTCAAAGCGTGCACTAGCATCAAGTATGGTCATAAACATTTCTCTTTGCTCCTTCTTTACGAAAATCTCAGAAGCAATGAAGTGCTCATTAGTGCCGATGACAGCACCACATTCTGTAACCAGAGTCATCGCatctttgatggtacaaactgagGCATCCTCTCGTTGTTTAGCAATGGATTCAATGGCTGCTTGCGACTTCTTGCTCAGCTCAACAGTTTCTTTCAAATGGTATTGCATGATCGCAGAATCactttttgatttttttccttttccttctatAGCACCACCAACACTTTTTCCTTTATTATTAATAACTGGAGACTCATCTTCCTCCTCACTTTCTTTGTCCTCGTTCTCATCTCCGTGGTCTTCAGCATCAACATTCTGAGGACTTTGAGGCATGCTACCATTAGCAGGAGGCCAATGGTCTTCAGCAGTGTTGCGCAAGTCTTCAAAGATCTTGGCCAAAAGGTCCTCATTTTGAAGTCCAGCCTTTTGAAACCTACCACAACCTTGGTATTTCTGTCAACGGCAAGTACTAAACATTAGACATCCATGGATAGTAGTTGTTGTATGTGCAGAAAAATAAACAACGATTAGTAGCTCACTTTCTTAAGATTTTTCCAACGCTCGGCTGAAGCTGTAACTGTTTGCTTCACAGGATCCCAGCCCATATCTGTCTCCTTTTTCAAACTCTTCCAAATGTAGTAAGCACTTTTTAGTTTATCCCATTTATTCTTAAACTGTCTTTTGTTGTACTGTATTCCAGTCTTCTGATAAAATTTATCAATCACTGTTGCATACCCAATGTTATTCATATGTGTATTTGGGCGATTTCCAGCCTCAACTTGTTCCTTGAACAGCTCACAAACCAATCGAGTGTGTTCTTCATTCCACTCAGCAGTTGCTTCCATTGCTACTGTGTTCGGCATAAATTACGTAAGCAGCAGTACCAGCtgctaaaaaatatatattgAAGATGCACGGAACAAGTATGCTAGTATTACTACTAATATATGAAAGGAAAATATCCTACACAATAAATAAATTAGCTAGTAATACTACCTACAAATCTGATAGTACGTCTAGCCGTACATCTGCACTTCGTGCATAGTTATCGACAGTCAATCTGAAATCTATCTTGAATATACATGCTTTTCTAGGAACTGACTTCCTCAATCAATATTGACACATGTCCTGTTAGAATTTGAGAGGGGATGCAAAAATCTTGATACAAGCAATTGGGACAGGTGAACATGAACCAATCTACAGCCTACGGTTTGGGATGGGTGCCATACCTTAACAGGATAAATGGAAAATGAAATTCGGCACTGTAGCAGGTCGTCTTCGTAGCTCTCCGGTGACGGCCGTGGCTGCTGCCGGTCGCGGCCTCGGTGACGGCCGTGGCTGCCACCGGTCGTCTATCTCTGTTTCTTGTACGAGGGAAAGAGAAGATATGAAACAGATTGACCGAAGCGGTATGAGATTTGGGGTTAGTAATGGCAATGGTGGGTAATATCTCTTAACTTCTCTGGGCCTTTTTGATTCCACAAAAATAGAATCAACCTGTGGGTCGCTCCTCCGCGCTAGTCTATTTTCTGCTCTGCTCCTCGCTGATCCACGGATCCTATTTTCTTGGAGCTCTTGGCATTCGGCTCTGCTCCCTCGGCTCCCGTACAGAATTTGAGAGTAGGAGCCGTGCCGAACACACCCTAAATAACAAATACCATGATATATAGAAGTTAAAGAATACAAACCACGGAATATACGCACAAATGTAATgaatttgtgcaaggcaaggagACAAGAGATACCGCTTTGAACATCCAAATATATGTAGCAGGCATAATCTTAAGCTTCTGTAGGAGGCTAGGAGCTCTGCTAAGAAATTTTGATAACCAATCAAGATTGTCTGAGCAGAAGTATTGATCTCGGATTGTCGGTTGTACACGTTTAGCACGGTATCTGGACCGTAAAATCTGAGTTCAACGGGTATGATGATGTTTTTGTGCAGGTTAAATTAAAAATCATGCTGATGGAATTTTGTACCTCTCAGTTTAGAGGGTCTAAAGCATTCACCATCTCTGCTAGTacacccatgatacatcaagaatTATGAATCTGACTAAAATAATGAAAATATTAGTAGTATTTAGTTCAATCCATCATTAAAAAATAGCAGCAGATTGGAACACAAAATGGAGTTAAGAAATAATATAAACTAAACTAACATAGATGTGTTGTTCAAGGATTCTCAATGGAGACGCCACAAAAGAAAAGACCCCCTATCCGATTACAGTCAAGAGGCTAAAATAGACTAATGGAGAAGTGGGGATAAATCAGAATAGCACTATTCATCCTTGAATTTAGAAGTGGAGATAAATCAGAATAGCACTATTCATCCTTGAATTTACCAGTTCTCATTATACTTCATGATCATTCATGTAATGTCGGTCCATTGCGTGAAATAGTAATTCAGGTTACCCAAAAAATTGTATGTATCCATCATATATTTGTCATGCTTATGGTCATAAAAAACTATTACACACAAGGATACTTCAGAAAAAAACATATGTTAATTCATGGAAGTATCTCAACAAAATCCCTACTGAAGAGCCACTTCTTGTTTTGCAAATGGTTATAAACAAAGTCTTTTTTTAACATTGGAATCTCAATAAGCATGCTTAGTAAAGGTTATGCTGCCATACCTGGTTTTTGTAGGGGTGCACAAAATCAGTAGTCAGCTCGACGTAGTTGCCCTTCATGACACTGGCCGGACCTCCCTTGAATCCACACATGGTGCTGCTTTTGGCATGCTCGTGCAGGTAATCTGGTCCACAACACCAACCATGACAAGTCAACAAACAAGAATTATTCAGGAAACACCTCAAAACAACAAAATCAAACAAGATTTATCCTCAGATTTTCCATCAGAAAAAAGACTGACACAGTGCACTAACAGTTCTCTAATTCAATTATAAACACTGATTTTCAATCTCAGTTGGTCTCAGCTAGTGCTAAATGAACGTGCAGCTCGACATCACTCGCACTTACCAAAGACGTCGTAGATCAATTGCCCCCTTGAGCCTGGGCAGAGGGTTGTCCATACGGCCATCAGGAAGCACGACACCGATCTTTAGCGGCTTCGTCGCGACCGACTCGGATGATGGCTGGCTATATAGGCTGGAGAAAAATTGGCTATCTCATCTGCGAGATCGAATCACGACCATCAAATTCCACATTCAAACCCTCCTAGCCCGCGATCCGGCATGACAATATTCGGAAGGGACGCAATCCAGGGAAGAGGGCGTTCATTACTCACCGGGG
This window encodes:
- the LOC123426548 gene encoding L10-interacting MYB domain-containing protein-like, translating into MEATAEWNEEHTRLVCELFKEQVEAGNRPNTHMNNIGYATVIDKFYQKTGIQYNKRQFKNKWDKLKSAYYIWKSLKKETDMGWDPVKQTVTASAERWKNLKKKYQGCGRFQKAGLQNEDLLAKIFEDLRNTAEDHWPPANGSMPQSPQNVDAEDHGDENEDKESEEEDESPVINNKGKSVGGAIEGKGKKSKSDSAIMQYHLKETVELSKKSQAAIESIAKQREDASVCTIKDAMTLVTECGAVIGTNEHFIASEIFVKKEQREMFMTILDASARFDWLQRKYDAKYGK